A stretch of the Gossypium hirsutum isolate 1008001.06 chromosome D07, Gossypium_hirsutum_v2.1, whole genome shotgun sequence genome encodes the following:
- the LOC107940760 gene encoding LOW QUALITY PROTEIN: pentatricopeptide repeat-containing protein At5g15300-like (The sequence of the model RefSeq protein was modified relative to this genomic sequence to represent the inferred CDS: inserted 2 bases in 2 codons) produces MIRKRPNDRCINRHQQSSTTFWSQCVNLRSLKQIHAFLITKGFNSNSSALRELIFKAAMEISGTLNYAHKVFDRISEPDISCXNTIIRGSAQSQNPLKAILRYTQMAKRGIQPDGFTFPFVLKACTKLCWSKMGFGIQGKALKMGFMENSFLRNTLIYFHANFGDLSVASELFDDSAKKDVVPWSALTSGYAKRGELDVARRYFDDMPVKDLVSWNVMITGYAKRGEMESARKLFNEVLKKDVVTWNAMIAGYVLSGECKKALEMFEEMKTVGERPDEVTMLSLLNACADLGDLQVGMKIHWSLSEMVSSSGFNVLLGNALIDMYAKCGSIGRALKVFQDMREKDVSTWNSVIGGLAIHGHAEESINLFTEMRRSKVRPNEITFVGVLVACSHAGRVNEGXQYFKLMRDGYNIEPNIRHYGCMVDMLGRAGLLDEAFKFIDSMVIEPNAIIWRTLLGACRIHGNVELGRRANARLLKIRWDESGDYVLLSNIYASKGEWDRVEKVRKIMDDTGVRKDPGYSLLEAEEKALIDFLFNSKPKVSLRPKNLVQ; encoded by the exons ATGATAAGAAAACGACCAAACGACAGGTGCATCAACCGCCATCAACAGTCATCAACGACCTTTTGGTCACAATGCGTAAACCTCCGATCCTTAAAGCAAATCCATGCTTTTCTCATCACCAAAGGCTTCAACTCCAACTCATCAGCCTTACGGGAGCTCATTTTCAAGGCCGCCATGGAAATTTCAGGTACTTTAAACTATGCTCATAAAGTGTTCGATAGAATTTCTGAACCAGATATTTCAT GGAATACAATTATAAGAGGCTCAGCTCAAAGCCAAAACCCATTAAAAGCCATTTTAAGATATACCCAGATGGCAAAACGCGGAATTCAGCCGGATGGCTTTACCTTTCCTTTTGTTCTTAAAGCTTGCACCAAACTTTGTTGGAGTAAAATGGGGTTTGGGATTCAAGGGAAGGCTTTGAAAATGGGGTTTATGGAGAATAGTTTTTTAAGGAATACCCTTATTTATTTTCATGCTAATTTTGGTGATTTGAGTGTTGCAAGTGAGCTTTTCGATGATTCGGCAAAAAAGGATGTTGTGCCTTGGTCAGCTTTGACTTCAGGGTATGCAAAAAGAGGGGAACTTGATGTGGCAAGGAGGTATTTTGATGACATGCCAGTGAAGGACTTGGTTTCTTGGAATGTTATGATTACAGGGTATGCGAAAAGAGGGGAGATGGAGAGTGCAAGGAAACTTTTTAATGAAGTTCTGAAGAAGGATGTTGTGACTTGGAATGCTATGATTGCAGGGTATGTTCTGTCCGGTGAATGTAAGAAGGCATTGGAGATGTTTGAAGAGATGAAGACTGTCGGGGAGAGGCCGGATGAGGTTACCATGTTGAGTTTGTTGAATGCTTGTGCGGATTTGGGGGATTTGCAAGTTGGGATGAAGATACATTGGTCTCTCTCGGAGATGGTCTCAAGCAGTGGCTTTAATGTTTTACTTGGGAATGCACTTATTGACATGTATGCAAAATGCGGCAGCATTGGGAGGGCGCTAAAAGTTTTCCAAGATATGAGAGAAAAAGATGTGTCGACATGGAACTCAGTAATAGGAGGGTTGGCAATTCATGGCCATGCTGAGGAATCAATCAATCTGTTTACCGAGATGAGGAGGTCCAAAGTTAGGCCGAATGAGATCACCTTTGTTGGAGTCTTAGTTGCTTGCAGTCATGCTGGGAGAGTAAACGAGG GTCAATATTTCAAGCTTATGAGAGATGGTTATAACATCGAGCCAAATATTAGGCATTACGGGTGTATGGTGGATATGCTAGGGCGTGCTGGGCTATTGGATGAAGCATTCAAGTTCATAGACTCAATGGTGATTGAACCGAATGCCATTATATGGAGGACTCTGCTTGGGGCTTGTAGAATTCATGGAAATGTCGAGTTGGGAAGGCGTGCAAATGCGAGACTACTCAAAATAAGATGGGATGAGAGCGGAGATTATGTATTACTTTCGAATATATATGCTTCAAAAGGCGAGTGGGATCGAGTTGAGAAAGTAAGGAAGATAATGGATGACACTGGGGTAAGGAAAGATCCTGGTTATAGCCTACTTGAAGCTGAAGAAAAGGCTCTCATAgactttttatttaattcaaaacccAAAGTCAGTTTAAGACCAAAGAATCTTGTGCAGTGA
- the LOC121219569 gene encoding zinc finger BED domain-containing protein DAYSLEEPER-like, with amino-acid sequence MFALSNEEWRNVTILCKFLKVFYDVTCVFSDSNYPTTNLYFRGVWKVHKILLYTVKGLYSFLTPMVKQMQEKFNKYWAEYSLILSCAAILDPRYKLNYVQYCFNTIYDIHASDFVETILSNLRLLFDEYVKKSKSTSSSLAGSSNVSDKNPIDSGLDEHNDNSTDFGGYFDESDDYKRYLNESSTRSEKSQLNIYLEELELELNSQIDILDYWTKSSVRYNDLSLLASDLLAIPIVTVASESTFSMCKKVITPLRSSL; translated from the coding sequence atgttTGCACTTTCTAACGAGGAGTGGAGAAATGTTACTATTCTTTGCAAATTTTTGAAAGTCTTTTATGATGTGACTTGTGTTTTTTCTGATTCTAATTATCCAACGACTAATCTTTATTTTAGAGGGGTTTGGAAGGTTCACAAGATCTTGCTTTATACAGTTAAAGGTCTTTATTCGTTTTTAACTCCAATGGTTAAGCAAATGCAAGAGAAATTTAATAAGTATTGGGCTGAGTATTCGTTGATATTGTCATGTGCTGCAATTTTAGATCCTCGTTACAAGTTGAATTATGTGCAGTATTGCTTTAATACAATCTATGATATTCATGCTTCAGATTTTGTTGAGACCATTCTTAGCAATCTTAGACTCTTATTTGATGAGTATGTTAAGAAATCCAAATCCACGTCTTCCTCTTTGGCTGGGAGTTCTAATGTTTCAGATAAAAATCCTATTGATTCTGGTTTGGATGAACACAATGATAATAGTACTGATTTTGGGGGATATTTTGATGAGAGTGATGATTATAAACGGTATTTAAATGAATCTAGCACTAGGAGTGAGAAGTCACAGTTGAACATTTATTTGGAAGAACTGGAGCTTGAGTTGAATAGTCAAATAGATATTTTAGATTATTGGACCAAAAGTTCAGTTCGATACAATGACCTTTCATTATTGGCTAGTGATCTTTTGGCAATTCCAATAGTAACTGTAGCTTCCGAATCGACTTTTAGCATGTGTAAGAAAGTTATCACACCTTTGAGGAGTTCACTTTAG
- the LOC121219570 gene encoding DExH-box ATP-dependent RNA helicase DExH11, which produces MKQGVLTPGCVRLLLHRGLWTLKYFSKAIYYLEKGESVFVAAHTSAGKIVVAEYAFAMASKLRDVSLRPEASCLIMTTELLRSMLYRGADIIRDIEWVKGLLFVALLYIVVSLLFLLNALVSSFV; this is translated from the exons ATGAAGCAAGGAGTTCTCACTCCTGGATGTGTTCGTCTTTTGCTTCACAGAGGTCTGTGGACTTTGAAATATTTTTCAAAG GCTATATATTATCTGGAAAAGGGGGAATCTGTTTTTGTGGCAGCACATACATCTGCTGGAAAGATAGTTGTAGCAGAATATGCATTTGCTATGGCATCAAAATTAC GTGATGTTAGTTTGAGACCAGAGGCTTCTTGTCTCATCATGACAACTGAATTGTTAAGGTCAATGCTTTATCGAGGTGCAGATATTATTCGCGATATTGAATGGGTGAAGGGGTTGCTTTTTGTAGCATTACTTTACATAGTAGTTTCATTACTTTTTCTGCTGAACGCTCTTGTTAGTTCTTTTGTCTAA
- the LOC107943482 gene encoding cystathionine gamma-synthase 1, chloroplastic, whose translation MAVLSCSFTLSPRVLNPYSSFECRPDPDFSTAPIGDKPRLASSRRVTASSLYAGGISSRGLSSLIFCFPPNFVRQLSIKARRNSSNIGVAQIVAASWSNGPAPDSPFLAAAASAQAAAAAVNATATNDGAAVEGCIDNGSVQIGGSDNSTTTFLSSDGSITVHAGERLGRGIVADAITTPVVNTATYFFKLYGVMFHVILLQEKRRQSFKYGRYGNPTTVVAEEKISALEGAESTLIMASGMCASIVMLMTLVPAGGHMVSTTDCYRKTRMFIENFLPKMGISVTVIDPADVDGLEAALNKNKVSLFFTESPTNPFLRCVDIERVSKLCHSKGALVCIDGTFATPLNQKALALGADLVLHSATKFIGGHNDVLAGCISGPEKLITEIRTLHHILGGTLNPNAAYLIIRGMKTLHLRVQQQNSTALRMAQVLEAHPRVRRVYYPGLPSHPEHEIAKQQMTGFGGVVSFEVDGDLMTTIKFVDALKIPYIATSFGGCESMVDQPAIMSYWDLSQAERRKYGIEDNLVRFSFGVEDFEDLKADVLQALETI comes from the exons ATGGCGGTTTTATCATGTTCATTTACTCTTAGCCCTAGGGTTTTGAATCCTTATTCTTCATTTGAGTGTCGTCCAGATCCCGATTTCTCCACTGCGCCGATCGGGGACAAGCCTCGTCTTGCCTCCAGCCGAAGGGTGACGGCTTCGTCGCTTTACGCCGGAGGTATCAGTAGCCGAGGTTTGTCTTCTCTGATCTTTTGTTTCCCGCCGAATTTCGTGCGCCAGCTCAGCATCAAGGCTCGCCGCAACAGTAGCAATATCGGTGTTGCGCAAATCGTCGCTGCTTCGTGGTCGAATGGTCCTGCTCCAGATTCCCCCTTCTTGGCAGCTGCTGCTTCTGCTCAGGCAGCGGCAGCCGCCGTCAACGCCACCGCCACTAATGACGGGGCGGCTGTAGAAGGTTGTATTGACAACGGTAGTGTACAGATTGGAGGTTCAGATAATTCGACGACAACATTTTTGAGCTCCGATGGGAGCATCACTGTTCATGCTG GTGAAAGATTAGGTCGCGGTATTGTTGCTGATGCAATAACCACCCCAGTGGTTAATACTGCTACATACTTCTTTAAGTTATA TGGAGTAATGTTCCATGTGATCTTGCTGCAGGAGAAACGCCGTCAAAGTTTTAAATATGGGCGTTATGGAAATCCAACCACAGTCGTTGCAGAGGAGAAGATAAG CGCACTTGAGGGGGCTGAATCGACCCTGATCATGGCATCTGGTATGTGTGCTAGCATAGTCATGCTGATGACATTAGTTCCTGCTGGGGGACATATGGTGTCAACAACAGATTGCTACCGGAAAACTAGGATGTTCATTGAGAACTTTCTGCCTAAAATGGGAATCTCG GTTACTGTTATTGACCCTGCAGATGTGGATGGCCTGGAGGCTGCACTCAACAAAAACAAA gtttctcttttctttaccgAGTCTCCAACAAATCCTTTCCTGAGATGTGTTGACATAGAAAGAGTTTCAAAGCTGTGTCACAGCAAAGGAGCACTTGTCTGCATTGATGGTACCTTCGCTACACCTCTTAACCAGAAGGCCCTGGCCCTTGGTGCTGATCTTGTTTTGCACTCTGCAACAAAATTCATTGGGGGGCACAATGAT GTTCTTGCTGGTTGCATAAGTGGTCCAGAGAAGTTGATTACTGAAATTCGTACTTTGCATCATATTTTGGGTGGTACTCTCAACCCG AATGCAGCTTACCTAATCATCAGAGGCATGAAGACACTGCATCTTCGTGTACAGCAACAGAATTCAACAGCATTAAGGATGGCCCAAGTTTTAGAGGCACATCCTAGG GTGAGACGCGTCTATTATCCAGGCTTGCCAAGTCATCCTGAACATGAAATTGCCAAGCAGCAAATGACTGGCTTTGGTGGTGTGGTCAGTTTTGAG GTGGATGGAGATTTGATGACCACCATCAAGTTTGTTGATGCATTAAAGATACCATACATTGCTACATCATTTGGTGGCTGTGAGAGCATGGTGGATCAGCCTGCTATAATGTCCTATTG GGATCTTAGCCAAGCTGAGAGGCGCAAGTATGGGATTGAGGATAACTTGGTTCGTTTCAGCTTCGGAGTGGAAGACTTCGAAGATTTGAAGGCTGATGTACTGCAGGCACTGGAGACCATATAA